A single window of Thiomicrorhabdus immobilis DNA harbors:
- a CDS encoding carboxysome peptide A, giving the protein MKIYTVEKTLVSTNRIASMEHKPLLVVAEKPGGTPQVAVDPVGCKPGDWVLCVGSSAARDASGIKGYPSDLTIVGIIDKWEVNANGDTSS; this is encoded by the coding sequence ATGAAAATTTATACCGTAGAAAAAACACTGGTCTCCACCAATCGTATCGCCTCTATGGAGCATAAGCCCCTACTGGTGGTAGCCGAAAAACCAGGGGGAACTCCCCAAGTTGCGGTAGATCCGGTGGGCTGCAAGCCTGGAGACTGGGTGTTATGTGTAGGGAGTTCGGCGGCACGAGATGCCAGCGGAATTAAGGGCTACCCAAGTGATTTGACCATAGTGGGAATCATTGATAAATGGGAGGTAAATGCCAATGGAGATACATCAAGTTAA
- a CDS encoding carboxysome shell carbonic anhydrase produces MLNANYREKSMFWRQIPPPAHIVNRSKEVASPDFNGTFSNAATGQHALVNTQQNVQLRDYEMRIKAGFDEIKSVVELLTVQQKRSDFVYWSQQTISQKLGITFSQKQVEEFISHGFDSQVLYGQCVFAQFMAMSKEFFEQDPLRGQSKQHAERIFREAGFHAVGVAPCADGRLAHFISYVLRLPYLVTRRKAHAGALFDVSESVRNWVFIEHSRFRDAVPNSIEEPTRYLKMAVYHYSKSDPHHQGCAAHGSDDDKAAEAALSRLKDFRQAIENRFGCGSTVQTLLIGINTDDDSLKVHVPNQQGKVCLKRFVETDTLYHQTNNMNAEQARDFIQQAVVGCNQQVGSTAPAESMNKLIAWFIENNFSQIAYVKTYENGCYSDIGHAERFIGIGNGFEEVQLRNLTYYSYLDTVEEGLNDVNVGIKIFTGLNLKKGWPIPIIIRCDYDGRVPGSKDRAQEKANRIEQALHDRYSELSAKGQLQTLCTLRDNTGNQAAERLPGLVAP; encoded by the coding sequence ATGTTAAACGCAAACTATCGTGAAAAATCAATGTTCTGGCGTCAAATACCTCCGCCAGCACATATTGTGAATCGCTCCAAAGAAGTGGCTTCACCTGATTTTAACGGAACATTTTCTAACGCAGCAACTGGCCAACATGCGCTGGTTAATACGCAACAAAATGTTCAGTTACGCGACTATGAAATGCGTATTAAAGCGGGGTTTGATGAGATCAAGTCGGTTGTAGAGTTATTAACTGTACAACAAAAACGTAGTGATTTTGTTTACTGGTCTCAACAGACAATCAGCCAAAAACTAGGCATTACATTCAGCCAAAAACAGGTTGAAGAATTTATTAGCCATGGGTTCGACAGCCAGGTTTTATACGGGCAGTGTGTATTTGCACAGTTTATGGCGATGTCTAAGGAGTTTTTTGAACAAGATCCATTGCGTGGTCAAAGCAAACAACACGCTGAGCGTATCTTCAGAGAAGCGGGGTTTCATGCGGTGGGTGTCGCACCGTGTGCCGACGGGCGTTTAGCACACTTTATTAGTTATGTTTTGCGACTACCTTATTTGGTAACCAGAAGAAAGGCGCACGCCGGTGCTCTATTTGATGTGAGTGAAAGTGTACGTAATTGGGTCTTCATTGAGCACAGCCGTTTTCGTGACGCGGTACCCAATTCAATTGAAGAGCCAACACGTTATTTAAAAATGGCGGTTTATCACTACTCCAAGTCCGATCCACATCATCAAGGATGTGCGGCACATGGCAGTGATGATGACAAAGCGGCAGAAGCGGCCCTATCAAGATTGAAAGATTTTAGACAGGCCATTGAAAACCGTTTTGGGTGCGGTTCAACCGTACAAACGCTACTGATTGGAATCAATACCGACGACGACAGTCTGAAAGTACATGTTCCAAACCAACAAGGCAAAGTGTGTCTAAAACGTTTTGTAGAAACCGACACACTTTACCACCAAACAAACAATATGAACGCTGAGCAAGCCAGAGACTTCATTCAGCAAGCGGTAGTCGGTTGTAACCAACAAGTGGGTTCCACCGCACCGGCTGAATCAATGAACAAACTGATTGCTTGGTTTATTGAGAACAATTTTTCTCAAATAGCGTATGTCAAAACGTATGAAAACGGTTGTTATTCAGACATTGGACATGCAGAAAGATTTATTGGCATTGGTAACGGTTTTGAAGAAGTTCAACTGCGTAACCTAACCTATTACAGCTATTTAGATACGGTTGAAGAGGGGCTGAATGATGTCAATGTTGGGATTAAGATCTTCACCGGTCTTAATCTAAAAAAAGGTTGGCCAATTCCCATCATTATCCGCTGTGATTATGACGGAAGAGTCCCCGGTTCAAAAGACCGAGCGCAAGAGAAAGCCAACCGTATAGAGCAAGCATTGCATGACCGATACAGCGAATTATCCGCCAAAGGTCAATTACAAACGCTATGTACTTTAAGAGATAACACCGGCAACCAAGCTGCAGAAAGATTACCAGGCCTGGTAGCGCCGTAA
- the csoS2 gene encoding carboxysome assembly protein CsoS2 yields the protein MSEMTNTPSGRTQAMAHRKSRASGKNNAPAIPTRAQSAVSSIPAQVEASPSAISTPSSPRQEVVETSVSRPVRPAQPIKVAEGREAAKQRRKQMTRGQAASNQPQPAAKAREKKKPEPIVEPRAKTETKAKTQRADASGRRNTVVATQVADNSGRKLSKAWRKALAKGKSGEMAFKSQSGQSGSMAKMTNPDASVREIARSVRAQRCSKGKSGCAVATDTSKKRQNSKSRANNAPEKVALSQTLSGQDVSGTAVGQGATTGTEKGACKLVSGTEYLGMEEFKTHCSNTPKAAPAKVTSTQTTKGQTISGNKMGQAKSVTGDRAGQCKAVTGTDYLPADQSDLICGAQSDKAATSKGGFSIQPGPSPKTTTASKGSLEGSQRKVSGGNDFPAMSGSIKPSGSNNEAPKKVLMSTTFAGTTTTGTQVGQPKAVTGADRGSCKNVSGTGYQGREEVETLCQTSAPNKVPEKVNISGTFGGQRVTGDRSGGSSHITGGEAGRCKSVSGTPYMGKESFASSCSVEEQAQVQKKTQPSDRQFGYPLTGIQPGPMGLTGAQKGACELVSGTHYQGTDQMSALCQTAQAATPGESDFPIMMGQATAVDMSQPLASVEPAPKSSRITGDGWDRGSKVTGVDGPFATQRNPSVRGVAGQTPMGAANFRPTAMEEVPQSPITGSSGNTGQGAKVTLSGGARA from the coding sequence ATGAGTGAAATGACAAATACCCCGAGTGGGCGCACACAAGCTATGGCACACCGCAAATCAAGAGCTTCTGGTAAGAATAATGCACCAGCGATACCGACTCGAGCGCAGAGTGCTGTTTCAAGCATTCCCGCTCAAGTTGAAGCCTCTCCAAGTGCTATCAGCACGCCGAGCTCGCCAAGACAAGAGGTGGTAGAGACTTCTGTTAGCAGACCGGTTCGTCCCGCTCAACCTATCAAGGTTGCAGAAGGACGAGAGGCCGCTAAACAAAGAAGAAAGCAAATGACACGTGGGCAAGCTGCGAGTAACCAGCCTCAACCGGCAGCCAAGGCGAGGGAAAAGAAAAAGCCCGAGCCGATTGTTGAACCTCGTGCTAAGACAGAGACCAAAGCAAAAACACAACGTGCCGATGCTTCTGGTCGTAGAAACACGGTTGTGGCAACTCAAGTTGCCGACAACAGTGGACGAAAGTTGTCTAAAGCATGGCGTAAAGCACTGGCTAAAGGTAAGTCAGGTGAAATGGCTTTTAAATCGCAAAGTGGACAAAGCGGTTCTATGGCCAAAATGACAAACCCAGATGCGTCAGTTCGAGAGATTGCTCGCTCAGTAAGAGCACAACGTTGTAGTAAAGGTAAAAGTGGTTGCGCAGTCGCCACCGATACTTCAAAAAAACGTCAAAACTCAAAAAGTCGTGCTAATAACGCACCCGAAAAGGTGGCGTTATCACAAACCTTGAGTGGGCAAGATGTCTCTGGCACAGCGGTAGGTCAAGGTGCTACAACCGGAACGGAAAAAGGCGCCTGTAAATTAGTGAGTGGTACGGAATATTTAGGGATGGAAGAGTTTAAAACACATTGCTCAAACACTCCTAAAGCCGCACCAGCAAAAGTAACATCCACGCAAACCACTAAAGGACAAACCATTAGTGGAAACAAAATGGGTCAAGCCAAAAGCGTGACAGGTGATCGTGCCGGTCAATGCAAAGCGGTAACCGGTACAGATTACTTACCGGCTGATCAAAGTGATTTGATTTGTGGCGCTCAGTCAGACAAAGCAGCAACCTCAAAAGGTGGGTTTTCCATCCAACCGGGGCCATCGCCAAAAACGACTACAGCAAGCAAAGGCTCACTTGAAGGCAGCCAGCGTAAAGTAAGTGGTGGCAATGATTTTCCGGCTATGTCGGGTTCAATCAAGCCAAGTGGTTCAAATAATGAAGCGCCTAAAAAAGTGTTGATGTCGACCACTTTTGCAGGCACCACCACTACCGGTACCCAAGTAGGTCAACCCAAAGCGGTAACGGGTGCGGATAGAGGCTCGTGTAAAAACGTGAGCGGCACCGGATACCAGGGCAGGGAAGAAGTTGAAACCCTTTGCCAAACAAGCGCGCCAAACAAAGTGCCGGAAAAGGTCAATATTTCAGGCACATTCGGCGGGCAAAGAGTAACCGGCGATCGCAGTGGCGGCAGTAGTCATATTACTGGCGGCGAAGCGGGACGTTGTAAATCGGTAAGCGGCACACCTTATATGGGTAAAGAGTCTTTTGCCAGCAGTTGTTCCGTTGAAGAACAAGCGCAGGTTCAAAAAAAAACTCAGCCTAGTGACCGACAGTTTGGCTACCCATTAACGGGTATTCAGCCTGGACCAATGGGGTTGACTGGCGCTCAAAAAGGGGCATGTGAACTGGTTTCTGGTACCCATTACCAGGGTACTGATCAGATGAGTGCATTGTGCCAAACCGCTCAAGCGGCCACTCCGGGAGAGTCGGATTTTCCGATTATGATGGGGCAAGCCACAGCGGTGGATATGTCACAACCTTTAGCCAGTGTTGAACCTGCTCCTAAGAGCAGCAGAATCACCGGCGACGGTTGGGATAGGGGCAGCAAAGTGACCGGCGTTGACGGGCCTTTTGCGACACAACGTAATCCTTCGGTAAGAGGGGTAGCGGGACAGACTCCAATGGGGGCGGCTAATTTTAGGCCAACCGCAATGGAAGAAGTACCACAAAGCCCAATTACCGGGTCATCTGGTAACACCGGACAAGGTGCAAAAGTGACTTTATCTGGCGGTGCCAGAGCGTAG
- a CDS encoding ribulose bisphosphate carboxylase small subunit — protein MSNLMTDDYRTKYTLETFSFLPDMNADEIYDQIVYIINQGWTPALEHEVPEKASRHYWGMWKLPFFGMRDPNQVLAEIDACRQAYPDHLIRVIGYDNYTQCQGHNFVVYRPRGM, from the coding sequence ATGAGTAACTTAATGACTGATGACTATCGTACTAAGTATACGCTTGAGACATTTTCATTTTTGCCTGATATGAATGCAGACGAAATTTATGACCAAATTGTATACATCATTAACCAAGGTTGGACACCTGCGCTAGAGCACGAAGTGCCAGAAAAAGCCTCTCGCCATTACTGGGGGATGTGGAAATTGCCGTTCTTTGGAATGCGTGATCCAAACCAAGTATTAGCCGAAATTGACGCCTGTCGTCAGGCTTATCCTGATCATCTTATTCGTGTAATTGGTTATGACAACTACACGCAGTGTCAGGGTCACAACTTTGTGGTTTACCGCCCAAGAGGCATGTAA
- a CDS encoding form I ribulose bisphosphate carboxylase large subunit: MSTQTFDAGVQDYQLTYWTPDYTPLDTDLLACFKVTPQAGVPREEAAAAVAAESSTGTWTTVWTDLLSDMEYYKGRCYRIEDVPGDKESFYAFIAYPLDLFEEGSVVNVLTSLVGNVFGFKAVRALRLEDIRFPVAFVKTCGGPPAGIQVERDKLNKYGRPMLGCTIKPKLGLSAKNYGRAVYECLRGGLDLTKDDENINSQPFQRWRNRFEFVAEAVNKATEETGERKGHYLNVTAGSVEEMMKRAEFAKELGQPIIMHDFLTAGFTANTTLANWCRENGMLLHIHRAMHAVIDRNPKHGIHFRVLAKCLRLSGGDHLHTGTVVGKLEGDRASTLGFVDLLREDFVPEDRSRGIFFDQDWASMPGVFAVASGGIHVWHMPALVNIFGDDSVLQFGGGTQGHPGGNAAGAAANRVALEACVKARNEGRDLEREGGDILRDAARSSKELAVALETWKEIKFEYDTVDKLDAG, from the coding sequence ATGTCTACACAAACTTTTGATGCCGGTGTACAGGATTATCAGTTGACCTATTGGACACCTGACTATACACCACTAGATACAGATTTATTAGCGTGCTTCAAGGTAACACCACAAGCGGGTGTTCCACGTGAAGAAGCGGCTGCTGCGGTAGCCGCGGAAAGTTCAACCGGAACTTGGACCACCGTATGGACAGATCTACTGTCTGATATGGAGTACTACAAAGGTCGTTGTTACCGAATTGAAGATGTTCCAGGTGATAAAGAATCATTTTACGCATTTATTGCCTATCCGCTAGACCTTTTTGAAGAAGGTTCAGTGGTCAACGTTTTAACCTCATTGGTAGGTAACGTATTCGGATTTAAAGCGGTACGTGCTTTACGTTTAGAAGATATCCGTTTTCCGGTTGCGTTTGTTAAAACGTGTGGTGGACCGCCAGCGGGTATTCAGGTTGAGCGTGACAAGCTAAACAAATATGGTCGTCCAATGTTGGGTTGTACCATCAAACCTAAATTAGGTCTTTCCGCTAAAAACTACGGTCGAGCGGTTTATGAATGTTTACGCGGTGGTCTAGATTTAACCAAAGATGATGAAAACATCAACTCGCAGCCTTTCCAGCGCTGGCGCAACCGTTTTGAGTTTGTTGCTGAAGCGGTTAACAAAGCGACTGAAGAGACAGGTGAGCGTAAAGGTCACTACTTGAACGTTACTGCCGGTTCGGTTGAAGAGATGATGAAACGTGCTGAATTTGCCAAAGAACTTGGCCAGCCGATCATCATGCACGACTTCTTAACCGCTGGTTTTACCGCCAATACCACTTTGGCTAACTGGTGTCGTGAAAACGGCATGTTATTACACATTCACCGTGCGATGCACGCCGTAATTGACCGTAACCCAAAACACGGTATTCACTTCCGTGTATTGGCTAAGTGTTTACGTTTGTCAGGGGGTGACCACCTACATACCGGTACGGTAGTCGGTAAGTTAGAAGGGGATAGAGCTTCTACCCTAGGTTTTGTTGATTTACTACGCGAAGACTTTGTTCCAGAAGACCGTTCACGCGGTATCTTCTTTGACCAAGATTGGGCGTCAATGCCAGGTGTATTTGCGGTCGCTTCAGGTGGTATCCACGTTTGGCACATGCCAGCTCTGGTAAACATCTTCGGTGATGACTCTGTACTGCAGTTTGGTGGGGGTACGCAAGGTCACCCAGGTGGTAACGCAGCCGGTGCTGCCGCTAACCGTGTGGCTTTAGAAGCGTGTGTTAAAGCACGAAACGAAGGGCGTGATCTTGAACGAGAAGGTGGTGACATCTTACGTGACGCAGCCCGTAGCAGTAAAGAGTTGGCTGTGGCTTTAGAGACTTGGAAAGAGATCAAGTTTGAATATGACACGGTTGATAAGTTAGATGCCGGTTAA
- a CDS encoding NADH-quinone oxidoreductase subunit L, translating to MNTPMIWSLSLYAIPLLFLMGAAANLSHVNWRATLWASQGALWIAAASALLTLFGNVPLADLQGAGWINPSASSLVMLLLISFIAFVNVRFSHNYMAGNREEETRYLRWLMLTLGSVTLVVISNHLLVFMAAWISISMSLHQLLVFYPQRQRAVLAAYKKFIFARLAEVTLFTAIMLLYYDTGSWLISDVYVAMAKASQLNGVQETAAVLLALTALIKCAQLPLHGWLIQVVEAPTPVSALLHAGIINLGGFLMILFAPLIIQSAIAQWLLLIVGGLTTVVAALIMMTKISVKVRLAWSTMSQMGLMLVECGLGLYELALLHLVAHSCYKAYAFLNSGSEVESDLKRRLALPKMPRAPQWLSSFLIAAAFVAGMIWIFDISGPYSPWLLLGIAMMILVAERDSRLQRGGLFGVLSMALILVAAYSLQKYGAGLVVQSLPDAVGVWGDLWMSVLFIGFIALYWVLKYWPEHPKVMHFRVALYAGFYLDEWVTRLSLNLFPKQLPVRFNPKQLQIAPREMIQ from the coding sequence ATGAATACTCCGATGATTTGGTCACTCTCTCTATATGCCATACCGCTGCTCTTTTTAATGGGCGCAGCGGCAAATTTAAGCCACGTAAATTGGCGTGCGACTTTATGGGCGTCGCAAGGAGCATTATGGATAGCGGCGGCTTCAGCACTTTTGACTTTATTTGGCAATGTGCCGCTAGCGGATCTCCAAGGTGCTGGCTGGATTAATCCCTCTGCCAGCAGTTTGGTGATGTTACTGTTAATTAGCTTTATCGCTTTTGTGAATGTGCGTTTTTCTCATAACTATATGGCGGGGAACCGCGAAGAAGAGACACGCTATCTTCGCTGGTTAATGCTGACTTTAGGTTCGGTTACCTTAGTGGTAATCAGTAATCATCTATTGGTGTTTATGGCGGCGTGGATTTCTATCAGCATGAGCCTGCACCAATTGCTGGTTTTCTACCCACAACGTCAAAGAGCGGTGTTAGCGGCCTATAAAAAATTCATTTTTGCCCGCTTAGCAGAGGTCACATTATTTACCGCCATTATGTTGCTTTACTACGATACCGGCTCTTGGTTGATTAGTGATGTTTATGTCGCCATGGCTAAAGCCAGCCAGCTTAATGGCGTGCAAGAAACCGCGGCAGTACTGTTGGCGCTAACCGCCTTAATTAAATGTGCGCAACTACCATTGCATGGTTGGCTAATTCAAGTGGTAGAGGCTCCGACACCGGTATCGGCACTGTTACATGCCGGCATTATTAACCTGGGTGGTTTTTTGATGATTTTATTTGCGCCACTGATTATCCAATCAGCCATCGCACAGTGGTTATTACTGATTGTGGGTGGATTGACTACAGTGGTGGCGGCGTTGATTATGATGACTAAAATCAGTGTCAAAGTGCGTTTGGCTTGGTCAACCATGTCGCAAATGGGCTTAATGCTGGTTGAATGCGGTTTAGGCTTGTATGAGTTGGCGCTATTACACCTGGTGGCGCACTCTTGTTACAAAGCTTATGCGTTCTTAAACAGTGGTTCAGAGGTGGAGTCCGACCTAAAACGTCGACTCGCCTTACCGAAAATGCCCCGTGCTCCGCAGTGGTTAAGCAGTTTTTTGATTGCCGCGGCATTTGTGGCAGGCATGATCTGGATTTTTGATATTTCTGGGCCATACAGTCCGTGGCTATTATTGGGTATTGCCATGATGATTTTAGTGGCCGAACGCGACAGCCGTTTACAACGCGGTGGTTTGTTTGGGGTACTGAGCATGGCCTTGATTTTAGTGGCGGCATACTCTTTACAAAAATATGGAGCAGGCCTGGTGGTTCAATCGTTACCTGATGCCGTTGGTGTTTGGGGCGACCTATGGATGAGCGTTCTATTCATTGGCTTTATTGCACTCTACTGGGTATTAAAGTACTGGCCCGAGCACCCAAAAGTGATGCACTTTAGAGTGGCGTTATATGCTGGATTTTATTTGGATGAGTGGGTCACTCGCCTGAGTTTAAACTTGTTTCCTAAACAGTTACCCGTGCGTTTTAACCCTAAACAATTGCAAATTGCACCGAGGGAGATGATTCAATGA
- a CDS encoding YbcC family protein, with amino-acid sequence MKTTQLKTQNTAALSETQKTALQTACGFIAPTWPLDQWIAVNPWWELRDRPIKEVAADLAALAQVQATPSKSYFEPLWMSRIQPIHIEKALKEANVTADISDCESHLLSNDETAHWHNVSDLMDSGRDRLHTMAWRDEITHQVSQFCAFYFHDSEVCSQFSNGIEGFYPSWLQATQADQGIEIIMGEPGLTELFFRLPKEPETLIAQALAELQVPDQYVQDYAHALLLDMNGWASWVAYERWQDRLNGQENHLMLELLAIRMAWDLVLWQYQQLKSKSVFGELKFLWRHQLSRLPDLKNSHAKAQELTWVWQRAAEIAYQESIQQQLNQPASTKQTKPIVQAAFCIDVRSEVIRRALESQDSRIQTIGFAGFFGLPIEYQAPGSSLVRPQLPGLLKPSVRLMPILAPEQEQKQKAIFNRKARWLDWGSAAPATFSMVEASGLLYAFKLLSNTLFPDPHQHPVNDLEVGKTWELTQDQQPLTVPQLVDLASGILKAMGLSKNLAQFVLLVGHGSQTCNNPHAAGLDCGACGGQTGELNVRALAYLLNRPDIRKGLVEHGIEIPETTEFIAALHNTTTDDIFCYDIEIMDEQLEFWLDNAADLCRQERALRLGIPDASTAHLNQAIRARSKDWSQVRPEWGLANNAAFIVAPRQRTQHLNLQGRSFLHDYQAKEDTDFSLLELIMTAPMVVTNWINLQYYASVCDNYKYGSGNKVLHNVVGGNIGVFEGNGGDLRIGLAMQSLHNGEEWMHEPLRLSVYIDAPQTAIEEIAQRHETVGNLIKNEWLFLFHWGQDGQIQRFTGSEWIKTD; translated from the coding sequence ATGAAAACAACTCAACTCAAAACTCAAAACACCGCTGCTTTAAGCGAAACTCAAAAGACGGCGCTACAAACCGCCTGCGGTTTTATTGCCCCAACTTGGCCATTAGACCAATGGATTGCGGTTAACCCATGGTGGGAATTACGTGATCGCCCCATTAAAGAAGTGGCTGCCGATTTAGCCGCCTTGGCGCAAGTACAAGCTACGCCAAGTAAAAGCTATTTTGAGCCTTTATGGATGAGTCGCATTCAACCGATTCACATTGAAAAAGCGCTTAAGGAAGCCAATGTAACGGCCGATATCAGCGACTGCGAATCGCACCTATTGTCTAACGATGAAACCGCACACTGGCACAATGTGAGCGACTTAATGGACAGTGGTCGTGACCGCTTACATACCATGGCGTGGCGTGATGAAATCACCCATCAAGTGAGCCAGTTTTGCGCTTTTTACTTTCATGATTCTGAGGTCTGCAGTCAGTTCAGCAACGGTATTGAAGGTTTTTACCCAAGCTGGTTGCAAGCGACTCAAGCTGACCAGGGCATTGAAATCATTATGGGTGAACCCGGTCTAACGGAGCTGTTTTTTCGACTTCCCAAAGAACCCGAAACCCTCATTGCACAAGCCTTGGCAGAGCTTCAAGTGCCTGACCAATATGTGCAAGACTATGCTCACGCCCTATTATTAGATATGAATGGCTGGGCATCTTGGGTGGCGTATGAACGCTGGCAAGATCGATTAAATGGTCAAGAAAACCACTTGATGCTTGAACTTTTGGCCATACGTATGGCTTGGGATTTAGTGCTTTGGCAATACCAACAGCTCAAAAGTAAAAGTGTGTTTGGTGAACTCAAATTCCTGTGGCGTCATCAGTTATCCAGATTGCCTGACCTAAAAAACTCGCATGCCAAGGCACAAGAGTTGACCTGGGTATGGCAACGTGCGGCTGAAATCGCCTATCAAGAGTCGATTCAACAGCAACTCAACCAACCCGCGTCCACAAAGCAAACAAAACCCATTGTTCAAGCGGCATTTTGTATTGATGTACGCTCGGAGGTTATTCGTCGTGCTTTAGAGTCACAAGACAGTCGTATTCAAACCATCGGTTTTGCCGGTTTCTTTGGCTTACCCATTGAATATCAAGCACCTGGGAGCTCTTTGGTTCGTCCACAGTTACCAGGCCTGCTAAAACCGAGTGTGCGCTTAATGCCGATTTTAGCGCCCGAACAAGAACAAAAACAGAAAGCCATTTTTAACCGTAAAGCACGTTGGTTAGATTGGGGAAGTGCCGCACCCGCGACCTTTAGTATGGTTGAGGCTAGCGGTTTGTTGTATGCATTTAAGCTTTTAAGCAATACGCTGTTTCCAGATCCACACCAACATCCGGTTAACGACTTAGAAGTTGGCAAAACCTGGGAACTCACCCAAGACCAACAACCGTTAACTGTGCCACAGTTGGTCGATTTGGCCTCAGGTATCTTAAAAGCGATGGGGCTAAGCAAAAATTTGGCGCAATTTGTTCTGCTGGTCGGTCATGGTAGCCAAACCTGCAACAACCCACATGCAGCGGGCTTGGATTGCGGGGCTTGTGGCGGACAAACCGGTGAATTAAATGTGCGGGCTTTAGCTTATCTACTTAATCGACCGGATATTCGTAAAGGCCTAGTGGAGCACGGCATTGAAATACCCGAAACCACCGAGTTTATTGCCGCTTTGCACAATACAACTACGGATGACATCTTCTGCTACGACATTGAAATCATGGATGAGCAGTTGGAGTTTTGGTTGGATAATGCGGCGGATTTATGCCGTCAAGAGCGAGCCTTACGTTTGGGAATACCCGATGCCAGCACAGCTCATTTAAATCAAGCCATCAGAGCACGTTCAAAAGATTGGTCGCAAGTTCGTCCAGAATGGGGCTTGGCCAATAACGCGGCGTTTATTGTTGCACCGCGCCAGCGAACGCAACATCTAAACCTGCAAGGGCGAAGTTTCTTGCACGACTATCAAGCAAAAGAAGATACCGACTTTAGCTTGTTAGAACTGATTATGACCGCACCGATGGTGGTAACGAACTGGATTAACCTACAATATTATGCGTCGGTTTGCGACAACTACAAATACGGTAGTGGCAATAAGGTACTGCATAATGTGGTGGGCGGGAATATCGGTGTGTTTGAGGGTAACGGCGGCGACCTACGCATTGGTTTAGCCATGCAATCACTTCACAACGGTGAAGAGTGGATGCATGAACCTCTACGCTTAAGTGTTTATATTGACGCGCCGCAAACGGCTATTGAAGAGATTGCCCAACGCCATGAAACCGTGGGCAACCTGATTAAAAATGAATGGTTATTTCTATTCCATTGGGGTCAAGATGGTCAAATTCAACGCTTTACTGGGTCTGAATGGATTAAGACTGACTAA